One segment of Pristis pectinata isolate sPriPec2 chromosome 3, sPriPec2.1.pri, whole genome shotgun sequence DNA contains the following:
- the LOC127568616 gene encoding beta-soluble NSF attachment protein: MDNSGKEKEAMQLMADAEKKVKSSHSFLGGLFGGNSRVEEACEMFARAANMFKMAKNWSAAGNAFCQSAKLHLQLQSKHDAATSFVDAGNAYKKADPQEAINCLNAAIDIYTDMGRFTIAAKHHITIAEIYESELVDIEKAVAHYEQAADYYKGEESNSSANKCLLKVAAYAAQLEQYQKAIEIYEQVGTNTMDNPLLKYSAKEYFFKAALCHFIVDELNAKLALEKYEEMFPAFSDSRECKLLKKLLEAHEEQNGDAYTEAVKEFDSISRLDQWLTTMLLRIKKSIHGEGDLK; encoded by the exons ATGGATAATTCGGGCAAAGAGAAAGAAGCCATGCAGCTGATGGCTGATGCCGAGAAGAAGGTGAAATCGTCGCATTCGTTCCTGGGAGGCTTGTTTGG AGGAAACTCAAGAGTAGAAGAAGCATGTGAAATGTTTGCAAGAGCTGCAAACATGTTCAAGATGGCTAAAAACTGGAGTG CTGCGGGGAATGCATTTTGCCAGTCAGCCAAGCTCCACCTGCAGCTACAAAGCAAACACGATGCTGCCACCAGTTTTGTGGATGCAGGGAATGCGTACAAGAAAGCAGATCCGCAAG AGGCTATCAACTGCTTAAATGCTGCCATTGATATATACACAGATATG gggagatttacaattGCAGCAAAGCACCACATTACAATTGCAGAAATTTATGAATCTGAGCTGGTAGACATTGAAAAG GCTGTTGCTCATTATGAACAAGCTGCAGATTATTACAAAGGAGAAGAATCAAACAG TTCAGCTAACAAGTGTCtgttgaaagtggctgcatatgCAGCACAACTGGAGCAGTATCAGAAGGCAATAGAAATTTATGAGCAG GTTGGGACCAACACTATGGACAATCCATTGCTGAAATATAGTGCAAAGGAATACTTCTTCAAAGCTGCATTGTGCCATTTTATTGTTGATGAGCTGAATGCCAAG CTGGCTTTAGAGAAATATGAAgaaatgttcccagcattttcagacTCACGGGAATGCAAACTTTTAAAG AAATTGCTTGAAGCTCATGAGGAACAGAATGGTGACGCTTACACTGAAGCA GTGAAGGAATTTGATTCCATATCAAGACTTGACCAGTGGCTTACAACCATGTTGCTGCGTATCAAAAAATCCATCCATGGAGAAggagatctgaaatga